TTCATTAAAAATTAAACCTCTGTCTATAGTCAAAACAATGTTTTTTTAAACGGATTCAAAATTTTTCTGTCCATATACAACTGGCGGTCATTGTCGTGCTCTTCAGCGAGTTTTATCCCGATATTATGATCGCTCTTCATCGGCATCATGAAAATCAAAAAAGGTCAATATGTCATCCCGATCCGAAAATCCACGCGCCGCTTTCATTTTTTTAAGCTCAGGAGTGGAATCGTCGCGCCAGCCGCGCTTTTCCATGAATTGATTCCAGATTTGAATTTCTTCATTATTGGGGCGTATTCCATTCTCAAAACACCATTCCAGTATCTCCTCATCAGTTCCACCAAGAAGCACCCTTCGAACTAATGCGTCGTA
The nucleotide sequence above comes from Gemmatimonadota bacterium. Encoded proteins:
- a CDS encoding DUF5069 domain-containing protein — its product is MQISNLRSSYEKVGELVFFGRMLDKIRLHAQGELPKDYNRGFGLDGRCLRFLQIDYDALVRRVLLGGTDEEILEWCFENGIRPNNEEIQIWNQFMEKRGWRDDSTPELKKMKAARGFSDRDDILTFFDFHDADEERS